From a region of the Actinopolymorpha singaporensis genome:
- a CDS encoding IlvD/Edd family dehydratase, giving the protein MTGETNGLRSRAWFGATGRTGMAHRSWMRNQGFGQEVFDGRPVIGIATTWSELAPCNAHLHRVAEAVKRGVWQAGGFPLEFPALALGESLLRPTAMFYRNLLAMEAEEMMRANPLDGTVLLSGCDKTTPGLLMASASVDLPSIMVTGGPMLNGKYRGQDVGSGTHVWKFEEDLKTGKMTQEECYFAEGCMARSNGHCMTMGTASTMACVAEALGMQLPGSATWPAVDARRYEVAQEAGRRIVGMVEEDLRPSRILTREAFENAIRANAAIGGSTNAIVHLLALARRLGVQLDLADFDGLARPVPTLVNLMPSGKYLMEDFCYAGGLPVVLRQLAEAGLLHSEQITVTGKGIADNNAQAECFNREVITTIEEPFQAAGTGTAVLSGNLAPNGAVIKQSAVSPHLLKHEGRALVFDSPEDYHAVSEDPDMDVTESDVLVIRYAGPKGYPGMPEVSNVPLPTKLLKAGVTDMVRVCDGRMSGTAYGTVVLHVSPEAAVGGPLALVQTGDRIILDVPARSITLDVSDEELERRRAAWRAPEQKYKSGYAWLYTTHVTQAHEGVDFDFLAGSRGHEVPRESH; this is encoded by the coding sequence ATGACAGGGGAGACGAACGGCCTACGCAGCCGGGCCTGGTTCGGCGCGACCGGCCGCACGGGCATGGCCCACCGGTCCTGGATGCGCAACCAGGGCTTCGGCCAGGAGGTCTTCGACGGGCGACCGGTCATCGGCATCGCCACCACCTGGTCCGAGCTCGCTCCCTGCAACGCCCACCTGCACCGGGTGGCCGAGGCGGTCAAGCGGGGCGTGTGGCAGGCAGGTGGGTTCCCGCTGGAGTTCCCGGCGCTCGCCCTCGGTGAGTCGCTGCTGCGGCCGACGGCGATGTTCTACCGCAACCTCCTCGCCATGGAGGCCGAGGAGATGATGCGGGCCAACCCGCTCGACGGCACCGTCCTGCTGTCCGGCTGCGACAAGACCACGCCCGGCCTGCTGATGGCCTCCGCCTCGGTCGACCTGCCCTCGATCATGGTCACCGGCGGCCCGATGCTGAACGGCAAGTACCGCGGCCAGGACGTCGGATCCGGCACCCACGTGTGGAAGTTCGAGGAAGACCTCAAGACCGGCAAGATGACCCAGGAGGAGTGCTACTTCGCCGAGGGTTGCATGGCCCGCTCCAACGGGCACTGCATGACGATGGGCACCGCGTCAACCATGGCTTGCGTCGCCGAGGCGCTCGGCATGCAGCTGCCCGGGTCGGCCACCTGGCCGGCCGTGGACGCGCGGCGCTACGAGGTCGCCCAGGAGGCCGGTCGCCGGATCGTGGGCATGGTCGAGGAGGACCTGCGTCCCAGCAGGATCCTCACCCGCGAGGCGTTCGAGAACGCCATCCGCGCCAACGCCGCGATCGGCGGCTCGACCAACGCGATCGTGCACCTGCTCGCCCTGGCCCGCAGGCTCGGCGTCCAGCTCGACCTGGCCGACTTCGACGGGCTCGCCCGGCCGGTGCCGACGCTGGTCAACCTCATGCCCTCTGGGAAGTACCTCATGGAGGACTTCTGCTACGCCGGCGGGCTGCCGGTGGTGCTGCGCCAGCTGGCCGAAGCCGGACTCCTGCACTCCGAGCAGATCACCGTCACCGGCAAGGGCATCGCGGACAACAACGCCCAGGCCGAGTGCTTCAACCGCGAGGTCATCACCACCATCGAGGAGCCGTTCCAGGCCGCCGGCACCGGCACGGCCGTCCTGTCGGGCAACCTCGCCCCCAACGGCGCGGTGATCAAGCAGTCAGCGGTGTCGCCGCACCTGCTCAAGCACGAGGGACGCGCGCTGGTCTTCGACTCCCCCGAGGACTACCACGCCGTGTCGGAGGACCCCGACATGGACGTGACCGAGAGCGACGTACTGGTGATCCGGTACGCCGGGCCGAAGGGCTACCCCGGCATGCCCGAGGTGTCCAACGTGCCGCTGCCCACCAAGCTGCTCAAGGCCGGCGTCACCGACATGGTGCGGGTCTGCGACGGCCGGATGAGTGGTACGGCGTACGGCACGGTCGTCCTGCACGTCTCGCCGGAGGCCGCGGTCGGCGGGCCGCTCGCCCTCGTACAGACCGGTGACCGGATCATCCTGGACGTGCCCGCGCGCAGCATCACCCTCGACGTCTCCGACGAGGAACTCGAACGCCGCCGGGCCGCGTGGCGGGCGCCGGAGCAGAAGTACAAGAGCGGGTACGCCTGGCTCTACACGACCCACGTCACCCAGGCGCACGAGGGCGTGGACTTCGACTTCCTGGCCGGCTCCCGCGGCCATGAGGTCCCGCGCGAGTCCCACTGA
- a CDS encoding MFS transporter, with product MATAENGRDITLDDVTVTDESVVRRAVTAASIGNFTEWYDFGVYSYLTAIISKVFFADLSPGLATVATLGTFAVSFLVRPFGGLVFGPLGDRIGRTKVLATTVILMACGTTLLGLVPSYAAIGVAAPLLVLFARLVQGFSTGGEYAGAMTFIAEYAPDRRRGFLGSWLEFGTLTGYTFGALLVTLLTTVLGDSSMQSWGWRIPFLLALPIGLVGLYLRMRLEETPAFEQLVEKSEHHEGTSTRDEFRLIFTRHWRALLLVGGLVIAWNVTNYMLTSYMPTYLTTTLPRHGKHGTTTGASNVLQIVVLVLLMVVVTFLGRLSDRVGRRPILMTGSLALVVLGLPMVLLLQVGGIGPTFLGLMVMGLSLVCFSSTAPSTLPAMFPTEIRYGGLSIAFNIFVSAFGGTTAAVMGALILATGNLLWPGYYLIGAGVIGAVCVYFVRESARRPLAGSNPAVSTEEEARELVAQAQADR from the coding sequence GTGGCGACTGCCGAGAATGGTCGGGACATCACGCTGGACGACGTGACCGTCACCGACGAGAGCGTCGTCAGGCGGGCGGTGACGGCGGCCTCGATCGGCAATTTCACGGAGTGGTACGACTTCGGCGTCTATTCGTACCTCACCGCGATAATTTCGAAGGTCTTCTTCGCCGACCTGTCTCCCGGCCTGGCCACGGTCGCCACCCTGGGTACGTTCGCGGTGTCGTTCCTCGTCCGTCCCTTCGGAGGCCTGGTCTTCGGTCCGCTGGGCGACCGGATCGGCCGGACGAAGGTGCTGGCCACCACCGTCATCCTGATGGCGTGCGGCACCACTCTGCTCGGCCTGGTGCCGAGCTACGCCGCGATCGGCGTGGCTGCTCCGCTGCTCGTGCTGTTCGCCCGGCTGGTGCAGGGGTTCTCCACCGGTGGCGAGTATGCCGGCGCGATGACGTTCATCGCCGAGTACGCCCCCGACAGGCGGCGCGGATTCCTCGGCAGCTGGCTGGAGTTCGGCACGCTGACCGGCTACACCTTCGGCGCGCTGCTGGTCACGCTGCTCACCACCGTCCTGGGTGACTCGTCGATGCAGTCGTGGGGCTGGCGGATCCCCTTCCTGCTCGCGCTGCCGATCGGGCTGGTCGGGCTGTATCTGCGCATGCGGCTGGAGGAGACGCCGGCGTTCGAGCAGCTGGTGGAGAAGTCCGAGCACCACGAGGGAACCTCCACCAGGGACGAGTTCCGGCTGATCTTCACCCGGCACTGGCGGGCACTCCTGCTGGTGGGCGGCCTGGTGATCGCGTGGAACGTCACCAACTACATGCTGACCAGCTACATGCCGACCTACCTCACCACCACGTTGCCCAGGCACGGCAAGCACGGGACCACCACCGGCGCGTCGAACGTGCTGCAGATCGTCGTGCTGGTTCTCCTCATGGTCGTTGTGACCTTCCTCGGCCGGCTGAGTGACCGGGTGGGGCGGCGCCCGATCCTGATGACCGGATCCCTCGCCCTCGTCGTGCTCGGCCTGCCCATGGTGCTGCTGCTCCAGGTCGGCGGGATCGGCCCGACGTTCCTCGGGCTGATGGTGATGGGGCTGTCGCTGGTGTGCTTCTCCTCGACCGCGCCCTCGACGCTGCCGGCGATGTTCCCGACCGAGATCCGGTACGGCGGGCTGTCCATCGCGTTCAACATCTTCGTGTCCGCGTTCGGCGGCACCACCGCGGCGGTGATGGGTGCGCTGATCCTGGCCACCGGCAACCTCCTGTGGCCCGGCTACTACCTGATCGGCGCGGGCGTCATTGGTGCCGTCTGTGTGTACTTCGTACGGGAGTCCGCGCGCCGTCCGCTGGCCGGCTCCAACCCCGCGGTGTCCACCGAGGAAGAGGCGCGGGAACTCGTGGCACAGGCGCAGGCCGACCGCTGA
- a CDS encoding phytanoyl-CoA dioxygenase family protein produces MTTVTEQVPARPGPVLHESVSDALITQIREDGFGVLKNALSPAEVAEINAEAARLCRGELGEIERVTRATAEESDEEVMRRYLCIHFPNKLSEVIARTYHHPKIVDVLTRVIGPNVKAMQSMLFMKAEGKPGQAWHQDEFFIPTRDRSLTAAWIALDDATIENGCLWVLPGSHRRGVIYPDREQDDERFDCTVELYDFPYKDEDAVPVEIPAGAAIIFNGYLLHRSLPNTGRHGFRRALTNHFMSAESLLPWGRVPDNTHVAKYDYRDVELVAGEDPYAYKGTVDIARPSVRPDKEGGCGR; encoded by the coding sequence ATGACCACGGTCACTGAGCAGGTGCCGGCACGGCCCGGTCCGGTGCTGCACGAGTCGGTCTCGGACGCGCTGATCACGCAGATCCGCGAGGACGGGTTCGGGGTGCTGAAGAACGCCCTGTCGCCCGCGGAGGTCGCCGAGATCAACGCCGAGGCGGCCCGGTTGTGCCGCGGTGAGCTCGGTGAGATCGAGCGGGTCACCCGGGCCACCGCCGAGGAGTCCGACGAGGAGGTGATGCGGCGCTACCTGTGCATCCACTTCCCGAACAAGCTGTCGGAGGTGATCGCCCGCACCTACCACCACCCGAAGATCGTGGACGTCCTCACCCGGGTCATCGGCCCGAACGTCAAGGCCATGCAGTCGATGCTGTTCATGAAGGCGGAGGGCAAGCCGGGTCAGGCCTGGCACCAGGACGAGTTCTTCATCCCCACGCGCGACCGCTCCCTCACCGCGGCCTGGATCGCGCTCGACGACGCCACCATCGAGAACGGCTGCCTGTGGGTGCTGCCCGGTTCGCACAGGCGCGGGGTCATCTACCCCGACCGCGAACAGGACGACGAGCGCTTCGACTGCACGGTCGAGCTGTACGACTTCCCGTACAAGGACGAGGACGCGGTGCCGGTGGAGATTCCGGCGGGCGCGGCCATCATCTTCAACGGCTACCTGCTGCACCGGTCGCTGCCGAACACCGGCAGGCACGGCTTCCGCCGGGCGCTGACCAACCACTTCATGAGCGCGGAGTCCCTGCTCCCGTGGGGTCGCGTGCCCGACAACACCCACGTGGCGAAGTACGACTACCGCGACGTCGAACTCGTCGCCGGCGAGGATCCCTACGCCTACAAGGGAACCGTCGACATCGCCCGGCCGAGCGTACGCCCGGACAAGGAGGGCGGCTGCGGCCGCTGA
- a CDS encoding SMP-30/gluconolactonase/LRE family protein, with the protein MRAEQVTGPHAYHGEGPVWDAGWGGLRFVDMLAGDILTADLASGDVERLHVGEVAAAFRPRTSGGMVVAIERGFALVDAEGSVERLPELWDDPGVRMNEGGCDPQGRFYCGSMAYASTKGAGTVYRLDPDGTASVVLPDVTISNGLAWSPDHRVAYYIDTPTGRVDAFDYDPESGLVVESRRPVVEVPGDWGGPDGMTVDAEGYLWVAMYGGSAVRRFAPDGTLDGVVEIPAVKQVTACTFGGADLDELFVTTSREGLSDDEQPTAGAVFSVRPGVRGLPVLPYAG; encoded by the coding sequence ATGAGAGCCGAGCAGGTCACCGGGCCACACGCCTACCACGGAGAGGGACCGGTATGGGACGCCGGTTGGGGCGGGCTGCGGTTCGTGGACATGCTCGCCGGCGACATCCTCACCGCCGACCTGGCCAGTGGCGATGTCGAGCGGCTGCACGTGGGCGAGGTGGCGGCGGCGTTCCGGCCGCGTACGTCCGGCGGGATGGTGGTGGCGATCGAACGCGGCTTCGCGCTGGTGGACGCCGAAGGTTCGGTCGAACGGCTCCCGGAGCTGTGGGACGACCCGGGCGTACGCATGAACGAGGGCGGCTGTGACCCGCAGGGGCGGTTCTACTGCGGGTCGATGGCGTACGCCTCCACCAAGGGCGCGGGCACGGTCTACCGGCTCGACCCCGACGGGACTGCCTCCGTCGTACTCCCGGACGTGACCATCTCCAACGGCCTGGCCTGGTCTCCGGACCACCGGGTGGCCTACTACATCGACACCCCGACCGGGCGGGTCGACGCGTTCGATTACGACCCGGAGTCCGGTCTGGTGGTGGAAAGCCGCCGCCCCGTGGTGGAGGTCCCCGGCGACTGGGGTGGACCGGACGGGATGACGGTGGACGCGGAAGGCTACCTGTGGGTGGCGATGTACGGCGGCTCGGCGGTACGCCGGTTCGCTCCGGACGGGACGCTCGACGGCGTGGTCGAGATCCCCGCTGTCAAGCAGGTCACCGCGTGCACGTTCGGCGGGGCGGACCTCGACGAACTGTTCGTCACCACCTCCCGGGAGGGGCTGTCCGACGACGAGCAGCCGACCGCCGGCGCGGTGTTCTCCGTACGCCCCGGGGTGCGCGGACTGCCCGTGCTCCCCTACGCCGGTTAG
- a CDS encoding D-2-hydroxyacid dehydrogenase family protein → MTLVAVLDDYQAVAERMADWRSLPDRTSVAFFHDRLPDEDTIVERLAHYEVIVAMRERTAFPRSVLERLPRLRLLVTTGMRNAAIDLEAAYENGVVVSGTPGSGGATTELAWALILGLVRHVPEEDAAVRAGGWQRTVGTDLAGSTLGLLGLGRLGRAMVPVAQAFGMRVLAWSANLTSETATAAGAERVAKDELFARSDVLSVHLKLSDRTHGLVGADELALMRPTAYLVNTSRGPIVDEKALVGALEEGRLAGAGLDVYDQEPLPADHPLLQAPRTILTPHIGFVTRRTYEEWYTAAVDAIAAYLNGRPVQVLTPTR, encoded by the coding sequence ATGACACTGGTGGCGGTTCTGGACGACTACCAGGCGGTCGCGGAGCGGATGGCGGACTGGCGAAGCCTGCCCGACCGCACCAGCGTGGCGTTCTTCCACGACCGCCTGCCCGACGAGGACACCATCGTCGAACGCCTGGCCCACTACGAGGTCATCGTGGCCATGCGCGAGCGCACGGCGTTCCCGCGTTCGGTGCTGGAACGCCTGCCCCGCCTGCGTCTTCTGGTCACCACCGGCATGCGCAACGCCGCCATCGACCTCGAGGCGGCGTACGAGAACGGCGTCGTGGTGAGCGGCACACCGGGCAGCGGCGGCGCCACCACCGAGCTCGCCTGGGCACTGATCCTCGGGCTGGTACGCCACGTACCCGAGGAGGACGCAGCCGTGCGCGCCGGTGGCTGGCAGCGGACGGTCGGCACCGACCTGGCGGGTTCGACGCTCGGGCTGCTCGGCCTCGGCCGGCTGGGCAGGGCGATGGTGCCGGTGGCGCAGGCGTTCGGCATGCGGGTGCTCGCGTGGAGTGCCAACCTCACCTCCGAGACGGCGACCGCGGCGGGTGCCGAACGCGTGGCCAAGGACGAGTTGTTCGCCCGGTCCGACGTGCTCAGCGTGCACCTGAAGCTCAGCGACCGCACCCACGGTCTGGTCGGTGCCGACGAGCTCGCGCTGATGCGGCCGACCGCCTACCTGGTCAACACCTCCCGCGGTCCCATCGTCGACGAGAAGGCGCTGGTCGGGGCGCTGGAGGAGGGCCGGCTTGCCGGCGCCGGCCTCGACGTCTACGACCAGGAGCCGCTTCCGGCCGACCACCCGCTGCTGCAGGCGCCGCGCACGATCCTGACGCCGCACATCGGGTTCGTGACCCGGCGGACGTACGAGGAGTGGTACACCGCGGCGGTCGACGCGATCGCGGCGTACCTCAACGGCCGTCCCGTTCAGGTTCTGACGCCGACGCGCTAG